The Onychostoma macrolepis isolate SWU-2019 chromosome 18, ASM1243209v1, whole genome shotgun sequence genome includes the window taaTTGGTACACTGTGTCGTTTttcgaagttgtaaataaaacaaagattagcCTATTGGAGTATTACAATAAGCTATTTAAGTTTTACACCAAaagaaaatcatgtttaattcaatatgTTACTGATTGTTTATAATTATTCTACACCTTTTTTTTAGTGTAATATTATAATCTTGTGTTTTTTAGTGGCTAATACCACATTTCTAAGGTTTTAGTCTTGTGGAATACATATTAACATTCTGACTTGTGTTACCTTCAGCATTATATAAAGCtaatatttttcaatgtaaatattttgtggGGTGTGTTTTTATACAAATGAAGAAGCCCTTAAACCTTAAAATGtagctataaaaaataaatgcatgtggCATTTTTATTGGAAATAGAGCACTTTTCTAAAGTAACATTTCATAAAAGCTTAATTTCAAGTGATAAAGAGTAACAgaactaatattaataattatattccAGGATGTGTTTTCAAAAGAAGTTAGAAAACAGCACCTATAATACAGGGCCAAGCAAATAtgactttcaaataaaaatcctACTCCACTTCTCATTCTGTATTTTTCTCCACCTTTTTATTAACAAGCCAGTTTTTAGTAACActgtttgtaatattattaatatttctgaaAGTACAATATGGTTTTATACACTGATGATTTACCAacatttgtgatatttttagACTTGAATGAAAATGCTTTGACATTAAAAtcattctgttttcattttgaaaactattcccatttttcaaaaacaacaaaaaaatacccATTTTACACTGTTCATGAGATCACCAAAATATCACCAAAACCCAGTTGTGATTAAGTGgatgttagttcatgttagttctaAACACTATTTGTTTGCAAATTTGTATAAaattgcttttatattttatgtgtaattCAATGAGATTCAGAAATGTGGTTTTAGTATCCAAATATGTCTGTGAAAAATGGGGCGAGAAACAAAtattgcaattattattattgcatttatttcccCTAAATATGATGGTGTGTTATTTTGGTACCATGGTAAATTTTAGGAAAGGTTTTTGAAGGGCAGACTCACTGAATTATGTCCTGGTTAACATTGATTTAATAAGCCTGAATTGCCAAATTAATTCACATCTTTTTCTAGAGCAATAGTGAGGGTCTGTTTTGGACGATCAATGATTTGACTCTAACTGTGCAAAGTTCTAGAAGTCACAACGGATCAAGTCATAACGAAGACATTTCCCAAAAGTTCACTTTTTAGGTGTATTCTATAGGTGTGTTGTTCAGGATATTACATTATTCATTGTTTTATGAGATTATTTCTGTGTACGATAATGTAGCTGTCAAGAAAGTGgagaaaatattattactaataaCAGACACTAATATGCCCGTAAGGTCAGGAACGTTATTTTTTTTGCCTGCCAAGTAAGGATTAAGTATTCACTGCTGAGTGATgagtatttaatatttagacGGTACATATCATATTGTATAAACAAACCAAGGTCCAATAGACAGTTCCCCACAAAATGACTCTCTGTTGAAAAAAAGGACAACTCAAACATGACCAAAACACTGCAGACTTAAGCCTGTAAATCACAATTGTGACAGCAGTTCATGATAAGATCTCAGGCTGAGGCGTCACCTGTAAGTCAGGACTCTAGTATTCCGAGCTTCAGGCAAACCCACACGCAGCATCCAGGTGCAGCGGCCCAGGGGAAAACTCCACACGGCAGGATGTGCCTCGCTGTTGGACCGGAGGAACTGGAGAAGTACCTCAAGGTGCAGAACACaactcagttcagaagcctgggAAAATGTCAGCAACTGATTATCTAAAACACACTGTAAATGGTACAGTaatccattttaaaatgtttctttacCATTCAATCATTCATCGTACTCACAAGCAGCTTTTGTGAAACtcatatttttcacaaatttaTTGTGTGCCATGCATAAATTCAAGATGCTTTAAAGTAAAAGCTGTACAATTTGAGGTATCGTTCATGTCCATATGGTGTGGTAGAAATTATGAGCTCAAGTTTAATACTTATatcacaaaaacagtaatattttgaaatattacaattatataaCAAGTGTTATacaagtgtatatatatatatatgtgtgtgtgtgtgtgtgtgaccccggaccacaaaaccagtcttaagtgccagtttttcaaaattgagagtTACacgtcatctgaaagctgaataaataagctttccattgatgtatggttgtCAGACAATATTttgtcgagatacaactatttgaaaatctggaatctgagggtgcaaaaaaaatctaaatattgagaaaaatcgcctttaaagttgtccaaatgaagttgcatgcttagcaatgcatattactaatcaaaaattaagttttgatatatttacggtaataaatttacaaaatatcttcttggaacatgatctttacttaatatactaatgatttctggcataaaagaaaaatgtatcattttgacccatatagtgtatttttggctattgctacaaatataccccagcgacttaagactggttttgtggtccagggtcacatatattaaagttttatttattcatgtgatcaaagctgaattttcagcagcaattccttcaaataatttcaaataatccttcagaaatcattctaatatactgatttttttaaatagaaaatgtaatacCTTTTTTACactatggaactttttttttttgaaagaaatagatGTATAGAaattctttactgtcacttttgctgaatttaacgcatccttttttcttacaaaaaatatatatatttaaaataaaacacactgaccccaagcttttgaacagcagtgtaaattttttaaaatatgtacttGAGCAATAAACACAGCGATGACTGCCTAatcaaacatgaataaaatgactaaatctaaatatttGAATCTAGCCCTGATTAACAATTGATATAACATATCAAAGCAGATTCCATCAGTTTACATTTGCTTTATCCAGTTTtgtattaaaacacattaaaagaaacgaataaacaaatttaataaatatgacaCCAGTGGATAACAATAAGCCAAACTGATACACAGTGTTAGATTTTCACTGTTCCACTGAATATTTAAGCAACCTGACTGAGTGATTTCCTGAGACCGTCCTCTCAGGTCAAGTCCTGAGATAACCCTTTCATCCatatactttaaaaacacaattaaacctAGAGTTTTCACCATGGTAAACCCCCTTTTTTAGAACGAGAAAGCTCATTCTAATTTTTCAAAGCAAACATACctgtcattttcaaaaacattagtGAAATCGGTTTAAACAAAAAGGAAcggtttaaagcagcttttagTACGAGGGGTCAGCGGAGCCCACGGTGGAGGGCAGGGGTGTGAAGTGACAGTCAGCACATCTGGTCACATTAATAATGCAGAGAGCTTTAAACGGCAGTTTGTCACTTATTGAGTGCTGCCTGCTGAAATCTACACTGACACCCAAGCTGCTGCCAAGGGACTCTACCAAATGAGAGTCGGATGGAGGGAGGGGGACAGAGAGGATGAGAGGGGCACCAGACAGCGAGAGGGAAGGAAAGAGGACAAACAGCAACGTGAAACTTTTGTCTGATGAACAATCTTTCTGCTTTGTCTGTAAACGGTTCATTTCTGAAAGAATCACGCAATAGATTGAGGTTTGAATATCCAAatgtttatttagaaaaaaagcacatttttatacaactgaaacaacaaaaaaaaaggttcaaatgGCATCTTCGTATCTTTTCTTTGACCAGACAATGTCTCGTAATGATGCTAAACATTTCCCATCAAAATACAGTTGTTGCAGCACAAGGCAGACTATGAACTGTTCTCTGAGTGTAAAAGACTTAATTTGCTCAAAGGTCTAATTAACACTTTAACACGGTCAATGAGAGCTGAGCTGGTGAATGAGTGTCCAGGAGATCACCTGTACTTGAACAGGCGTGTTACACGTCAGGTTTATTTCCCGGTGATGAGTGGGTTCCTCAGCACCACGATGACTGAATCGCCTCTCAGGAACATCTTTGAGATGTATCGATCCTTGTTCACTGGCTTTGACTTCTTCTTGCCCTTGCCACTCTTGGGCACCTCTGTCCACATTTCTTTCACATTCTCTAGAACCATGTTACAATGCCTAAAAATCCAGAGAAAAGAGTGAGGAcctaaattataaaaacatctATTTTTACTAAATATGATGTGACCCCATACATTTTTCAGTAGCTGTTTATCTACAGCTGAATTAAAAGCATGTGTCTTTTCATTCTGACTGAGATAAATCTGAATTTAAATCCCATCAAAGGTGACAAAAAATAATTGCAGCGTAAAGTACAATTACAATCAgatttgaaatatttgtatgtgataTGATTGTCCTGTGCTGCAAATGTACACACGATAAGAGCTGCGATACTTACTTTCTTggggtgaaaaaaaaagaaaaacctttgATGATTCACCAGTAACAATCACACTTAAATTGACTcaatttacttaaaatgtagGAACAACTAAAATCACACGAATGCAAAAGCATGCTCTCTTCATCATCATGTTAAGATGAAATTGTTAATAATTGATATGCGTGTACATATTAGACGtagatatttcattttattactaaAAGAGTAAGAAAAACTGTTATAGTTCAAGCTGCAAGGGTTACAATCTGTGCAGCTGGCTGAGGAGAGATCTGTAATTTGGGTCTGTATAAAAAAGGACTTATTGTAGGCGAGAGCATGTCAAGTGTTTACTAAAAGTGATGAAAAGCTGTAAATGAAAGGTATGGAAAGCCGTTACATGGCAACGAATTGGGTATGTTTTATGCAAATGAATAATCTTAGGCGCACTCACTCATTAAGAACACTCAAATTCATTAACATTAGAACAAGGCCAAGTACAAATCCTTGTGCGTTTGTACATGCTGTGAATTAGGATGAAATTTTCCTGTATGAAACAATCCACACAATTATTATTGAATGAGACCCACGGTCTTGGCAAGTTTTTGTGTGAtataatatgtgtatatatatgaacaGTGTGTTAGGATCGACAGAAATCTTAATGTAACTAAAGCTGGTGTGTAGATACAAAGAACATCATAAATCAAACATCAGGTACCTGTCGAATGCTTTGACTCTGCCCAGCAGCTTCTTATTGTTGCGGCAGTTGATAAGAACCTGTGTGTTGTTCTTTACAGACTGGGTGAGCACTGAAAGTGGACCGGTGTTAAACTCTTCCTCCTCTCGCTTCTGGAGCTCCTCTGGAGTCATCTCAGATTTGGGCTTGTTTAACAAACTCCTAATAAAGACAAGAAGGAATTTCAAGAGTTACAAATGTCTGAATGAAGAGCTGAGATTAATATCTACAGGTACTAGTTGAAAAATATTTAGTGTTGGGTGAATTATATGAAGAATTTATACCTAAAATACCACAAATGTAGAAGCTTTCTTTCATGTTTAAGAAATAGCGAGCTAATTACAGTATAACGATTCCGAAATATAGTGCAGAGAAGAAAACAACGAGAATAAACACCAATAACCAATCAACTGGACAAACGAAAACAACACTTAActtacaaaacaaacacataaagaTTATACGTGTATTCACTTATAACCAGTACGTTACAACAGAAGGTGCACTGTAGCTGCTAACATTAGCATTAGTCTTGCTAAATGACTTCTTCAGTGGTCATAAAACTACAAAGCGACTATTTCAGTCTCAGCAGCATCGCTCTAACACTTATAACGAAATACTGTGTGCAGAAGAGTTAACTTACATGTTTTAGTAGGTTTCGGCGTTTCAACTGTCGTCAGTGAAATGAGAGAAGCTGCACACAAGCGCCTCACGTTTCCACAACGTTAAAGTCACTTCCGGGTCTGTGCCGCCTTACTCAATAGTAAGTTCCGGTTCCGGTTTTCACCCGCAATGTAAAtttataaacttatttttagattttatatattaataatttaatttaaactaaaattaagaattttttatattatgtaggctaatttatgcagaaatataaaatgcaattagcaacagcaacaacaataataatagatCAACAATGTCATCATTAAAATaaggtcattttatttttcatacgtacactgccattcaaaagttatggatcagtaagatatttaatgatttttaatggagtctcttatgctcatcaaggctgtatttatttgaccaaaaatacagaaaaaaaaacaataatattgtgaaatattattgcaatttctaatattggtttcctattttaatatactttaaaatataatttatttctgtgacgcagcgctgaattttcagcatcattactccagtcttcagtgtcacatgatccttcagaaatcattctaattttattttatttctaatttttgttttattatcagtgttgaaactattgtgctgcttaatattgtttgGAACCTATGATacttttttatcattattctttggtgaataaaaacataaaaagaacagcatttattcatttatttcaaaagtctttactatcactttttatccatttatcacatccttgctgaataaaagtattaatttctttaaaaaaaacatcccaaaaaatattaagcagaactgTTTCCagcattgattataaatcagcatattagaatgatttctgaaggatcatgtgacactgaagactggagtaatgatgctggaaatacagctttgcttcacaggaataaatcatattttaaagtatatcaaaaatgtttcagttttttttttttttttttaatataaaatagatacagccttgatgagcagaagaaacttatttaaaaaacattaaaaatcttacagatcctaaacttttgaaaggaagtatatactattatatactatttatattttattatatatatatatatatatatatatttaaaactgcATCTATTAGCACACATATTGAACAGTTAATCAAAATATGCATCAGtcataaagtgtgtgtgtgtgtgtgtgacactaTATGGTTTTAATACTTTGTTACGTCCGctacttttgaaatattttgctgTCATGAAACGGAGCAGCCTGATCTAGTGGTATTCATGTATGGATAACAGAAGAATGTGTCTGGCCTCTTAGTCGTGGTGTGGGGTAATATTCACGGGGCAGGGGTCAGGTGTGTAGACCAAACAGACATCTCTTTGTTATGTGTGATGACTGACGGGGAAGATGGCTGTATGATGGGGTGAGTTTGTGAGACAGAAAGATGTGTGTCTGTACAGCGCTTAAACTCCAGGGGATTGGCTTACTGCTTAGAGACAGGCGGGCGCCCGCGAGCCACTATCCCACCCATGTGATTTCACAGGG containing:
- the snrpd2 gene encoding small nuclear ribonucleoprotein Sm D2 isoform X2, translated to MTPEELQKREEEEFNTGPLSVLTQSVKNNTQVLINCRNNKKLLGRVKAFDRHCNMVLENVKEMWTEVPKSGKGKKKSKPVNKDRYISKMFLRGDSVIVVLRNPLITGK
- the snrpd2 gene encoding small nuclear ribonucleoprotein Sm D2 isoform X1, yielding MSLLNKPKSEMTPEELQKREEEEFNTGPLSVLTQSVKNNTQVLINCRNNKKLLGRVKAFDRHCNMVLENVKEMWTEVPKSGKGKKKSKPVNKDRYISKMFLRGDSVIVVLRNPLITGK